Proteins encoded in a region of the Nicotiana tomentosiformis chromosome 9, ASM39032v3, whole genome shotgun sequence genome:
- the LOC104115141 gene encoding 7-hydroxymethyl chlorophyll a reductase, chloroplastic → MALLTGNISSLPFNFYTVSSSSQETKAVKIREDWRKKSRPIPPGGTYPAKDHCSQCGLCDSYYIAHVKNACAFLGDGMSRIEALEPIVHGRGRKEDSLDEIYMGVYENLLYARKTQPVEGAQWTGIVTTIAVEMLKAGMVEAVVCVQSDPEDRFTPRPVLARTPEEVIAAKGVKPTLSPNLNTLALVEAAGVKRLLFCGVGCQVQALRSVEQYLNLEKLYVLGTNCVDNGKREGLDKFLKAASSEPETVLHYEFMQDYKVHLKHLDGHIEEVPYFCLPANELVDVIAPSCYSCFDYTNGLADLVVGYMGVPKYSGINMMQHPQYVTVRNERGREMLSLVENLLEITPTISSGNRRPFVVETVKADDEAKFGRGPAQPAPKFVGNLIAFFLNIVGPKGLEFARYSLDYHTIRNYLHVVRKWGKERADRHMPAYAKKIVSMYNQSGEIDQMLSSK, encoded by the exons ATGGCGTTGCTCACTGGAAACATCTCTTCTTTACCTTTCAACTTTTACACTGTTTCTTCTTCATCACAAG AAACGAAAGCAGTGAAAATTAGAGAAGATTGGaggaaaaaatcacgacctattCCTCCTGGTGGGACTTATCCAGCTAAGGACCACTGCAG CCAATGTGGTTTATGCGACTCTTACTACATTGCCCATGTCAAGAATGCATGTGCTTTCTTGGGGGATGGCATGTCTAGAATTGAA GCTTTGGAGCCTATTGTCCACGGACGAGGACGGAAAGAAGATTCGTTGGATGAGATTTATATGGGAGTGTATGAGAATCTGTTGTATGCTCGTAAAACTCAGCCTGTGGAAG GAGCTCAATGGACGGGGATAGTGACAACTATTGCAGTGGAGATGCTAAAAGCTGGGATGGTGGAGGCTGTTGTTTGTGTTCAGAG TGATCCAGAAGATCGATTTACTCCCCGACCTGTCCTGGCAAG GACTCCAGAGGAAGTTATAGCAGCTAAAGGTGTCAAGCCAACACTGTCTCCTAATCTAAATACTCTCGCCTTAGTTGAG GCAGCTGGTGTAAAGCGACTTCTGTTCTGCGGTGTTGGCTGCCAAGTGCAAG CTTTAAGATCAGTGGAGCAATATTTGAATCTGGAAAAGCTATATGTTCTAGGCACTAACTGTG TGGATAATGGAAAACGAGAAGGCTTAGATAAGTTTCTGAAGGCCGCTAGCAGTGAACCTGAAACAGTTCTTCACTATGAGTTTATGCAAGACTACAAG GTCCATCTGAAGCATTTAGATGGTCATATTGAAGAG GTTCCCTATTTCTGTTTACCAGCAAATGAGTTAGTTGATGTTATTGCACCATCTTGTTACAG CTGTTTTGATTACACAAATGGCTTGGCG GATTTGGTGGTGGGATACATGGGTGTACCAAAATATAGTGGAATCAACATGATGCAGCATCCACAATATGTTACGGTCAG AAATGAACGTGGTAGAGAAATGCTAAGCCTTGTCGAGAACCTTTTGGAAATTACTCCAACGATAAGTAGT GGTAACCGGCGTCCATTTGTCGTAGAAACCGTAAAGGCAGATGATGAAGCAAAATTTG GAAGAGGTCCTGCTCAACCTGCTCCAAAGTTTGTTGGAAATTTAATTGCATTTTTTCTCAACATA GTCGGACCGAAGGGTCTAGAATTTGCACGTTACTCACTAGATTACCACACAATCAGAAATTATTTACATGTAGTCCGCAAGTGGGGAAAGGAAAG AGCTGACAGACACATGCCAGCATATGCAAAGAAAATTGTTAGCATGTACAATCAGAGTGGAGAAATTGATCAAATGCTTTCCAGCAAGTGA